The window TTTTGTAGTGACGCTGTAAATGTAGTTAATGGCTCTTTTTATAGCAGCTGGACATTAAGAAGCCTATCAGATAACTTAAAATACAAGAAGCTGAAAACCTTGTTTAGCTTAATTTTTAACCAAAATTAGCCTGTTCATATTTATCCTGTTTTTAGTTGGATCGTTTTTAAAATTAAGGGTAATTGTTTTCATAAATTCACTGATATTTAAATCGCAAATGAACATTTTCTTTTTAGATTCTTTATTTACGCTATAAAAAGAAATTGGCTCACTCACTTTGGTTTGCCTTTGCCAAAAAGTGATTTCGGCGCCATCAGCAGCCGTTTCTACATCCGCAAACAATTTATATTTTCCATCAGGAATTTCTTGTAAATCAATTCTAATTTGAGCACCATTTTTAGCAACAAAGTTATTTCCATCAACCGTCGCTTGTCCGTTAAAACTCAAACTCATCAACTGAGGATAAAGCATTAATGTATCTGGTAAATAGACTTTAGTATTTTCATTCGTTGGCTTTTTTGAGACAGAAATTAAATGATCAGCATAATAAAAAGCCACCGAAGTATAATTTGCAGGCTTATTGTTTTGTTCTGGCCCATGTTCTATTGTATGTAAAATACTTTTTTCGAAAGGCATTTTATCATTTAAAAATAGTCTGTAACCGCCTGTACGACTAAAAGGTAAAGAATAATCTAAAGAACCGTGAAGCGGCAAACTCATTTTTCGATCCCACCTATCAAGCAATGCATACCAACCGCCGTTAAAATAATCTTCGGATCCTGTACCATGCATCGTCATTTTACCATCAATTGCAGTATAATCGTCTCCTTCAAAAAATAAAGTCATGCCCGGATTTAACCCTTGCGCCTGCAAAATCGTAGCTACATAATGACCCTTTCCATTTCCCTGTAGAAAAGTATGAGGTTTTTGTGCCGCTACATTTTTATCACTATTCCAAAAACTATAAAATTTACCCTCAGTTAATGGATTACGTAGATTTGTACTGTAATAAAATTTTGCTTTAATGTTAAGCGGTTCAGCTGTTGGTTTATTGTTTCTATAAATGAGTTCTACTTTCGCCGATTTATCAAATGGCATAGGGAAATAGCAATAATTTATATTATTTGCTGTTCCGTTAAGCAGGCTTTGCATGGAAATTTTACCAAAAGCATAGCCAAAAAAATCTGCCAATGGAAGGTAAATGGCTGGCTCTTTTTCATTATCCCAAGTTATTTTAAGATCAATTTGCTTGTTCAAACCTTCAAATTGCTTGGCATTTTCAAACTCAAAACCCAATAAACGTCCTGATTTATTTATCGCGGCTAATGTAATGATTTCTCCTGCTGAGATTGTTTTGTCAATAGCATAAATCTCAGTTTTTTGTTGAGATAAAATCTTGCTTTTAATATTAATCCAGGTTTTAGTAAGATTATTAAGCGCTAGTTTTTCTTCTGAATTTAAACTCGAAGTAAATGTTTTTACCTGCTCATCACTTTTCAGTTTATGATACTGAATTTGATAAAACTCCAATTTCTTCCCTCTAAAAACAACTTTACAACCGTTTTTATATGGGAATGGGAAATAACAAAAATAACCCCCAACCTGATTTCCACATAAAGGAAGACTAAAAGGATACACTTTTCCAGAAAATAGATCAGAAAACTTTACGGAGTAAGATGGCTTTTTATCTCCGTCAAAATAAAAATCGAGAATATCGTCAGTTGGTGTTGGTGTCCAAATTCTATTAATAACCCCTGCTCCCTCGGCTTCAAAAATGACTAAGCTACTATCTGGATTTTTGCGAATAAATGAATATTTCCCACTAAAACCATCATCGTTATTCCCTGTTGTATCATAAGAAGATAACTGCTTTACTACACCACTTACGTATTTGGGCAAATTTGATGGATTTACCATTTTATCCAGTTCAGATTTAATGCTTACGAAATTTTGCTGTGCGAATGTTAAATTAGGTATAAATGGAATTAAACTAATAGCGGCAAATATAGTTGCAACAGTTTTGGCAAAGCTCATAGGTGAAAATTATTTAAAATTTGGTTAGCTTGAAGCTTACTAATTCGATTTAGTAAACCACAAACGAAATTAAAAATTTAATGGCGACAAACAAAATGTGATTAGCTAATTTAATTTCACTGAAAACGTTACCTCACAAAATCAACCAAAAAATGTTAAATTTAAGCACTAACAATATTTATTAAACAGCAAAAACTTATGATTTTTGATTTAAGCAAAACGAAATCGATAGCAAATACTTTCATTGCAGAAATGCGGGATGAAAATATTCAAAAAGATAGCATGCGTTTTAGGAAAAACTTAGAGCGCCTAGGTGAGTTTTTTGCTTATGAAATTAGTAAAACCTTAGCCTATACATCAAAGGAAATTACCACGCCTTTAGGTTTATCGCAATGCGATGTACTTGAACAGCAACCTATATTGGCAACTATTTTAAGGGCTGGTTTACCGCTTCAGCAGGGTTTATTAAATATCTTTGATCAAGCTGACTGCTGCTTTATTTCTGCCTATAGAAAGGTAAAAAAGAACGGCAATTTTATTATTCAAATGGACTATATTTCTACGCCAGATTTGGACGGGAAAATCTTAATTATGGCCGATCCGATGCTGGCAACTGGCCAAAGTATGGTAATATGCTGTAAGGAATTAATTAACCAATATAACATAGCAGAACTTCATATTGTAGCTGCAATTGCGAGCACTGAAGGTGTGGTGCATGTGAGGGCAAACCTGCCTAAAGCTAAATTATGGTTAGGTGCAATAGATGATGAAATGACCAGCAAAGCTTACATTGTACCTGGTTTGGGTGATGCCGGAGATTTGGCTTATGGAAAGAAGGTTTAAACATTGGTATGCTCTTTAACAAAAACTGACCACAAAGAAAGGCACAGAAAAAACAGAGATGAAACAGTTTGTTGATGTTCTCTCTGATAAAAACAGACTACCTTTACAAATAATGAAAAAACATATATTTTTTGATCTTGACCACACCATTTGGGATTTTGATCGAAACGCTGAGGAAACCCTAAACGAGCTTTATCATACTTACAGCTTAAATGAATTAGGCCTTAAATCCTGTGCAGATTTTATTACTACATACACGGAAAACAATCATCAACTTT is drawn from Pedobacter mucosus and contains these coding sequences:
- a CDS encoding glycoside hydrolase family 172 protein — translated: MSFAKTVATIFAAISLIPFIPNLTFAQQNFVSIKSELDKMVNPSNLPKYVSGVVKQLSSYDTTGNNDDGFSGKYSFIRKNPDSSLVIFEAEGAGVINRIWTPTPTDDILDFYFDGDKKPSYSVKFSDLFSGKVYPFSLPLCGNQVGGYFCYFPFPYKNGCKVVFRGKKLEFYQIQYHKLKSDEQVKTFTSSLNSEEKLALNNLTKTWINIKSKILSQQKTEIYAIDKTISAGEIITLAAINKSGRLLGFEFENAKQFEGLNKQIDLKITWDNEKEPAIYLPLADFFGYAFGKISMQSLLNGTANNINYCYFPMPFDKSAKVELIYRNNKPTAEPLNIKAKFYYSTNLRNPLTEGKFYSFWNSDKNVAAQKPHTFLQGNGKGHYVATILQAQGLNPGMTLFFEGDDYTAIDGKMTMHGTGSEDYFNGGWYALLDRWDRKMSLPLHGSLDYSLPFSRTGGYRLFLNDKMPFEKSILHTIEHGPEQNNKPANYTSVAFYYADHLISVSKKPTNENTKVYLPDTLMLYPQLMSLSFNGQATVDGNNFVAKNGAQIRIDLQEIPDGKYKLFADVETAADGAEITFWQRQTKVSEPISFYSVNKESKKKMFICDLNISEFMKTITLNFKNDPTKNRINMNRLILVKN
- the upp gene encoding uracil phosphoribosyltransferase, with protein sequence MIFDLSKTKSIANTFIAEMRDENIQKDSMRFRKNLERLGEFFAYEISKTLAYTSKEITTPLGLSQCDVLEQQPILATILRAGLPLQQGLLNIFDQADCCFISAYRKVKKNGNFIIQMDYISTPDLDGKILIMADPMLATGQSMVICCKELINQYNIAELHIVAAIASTEGVVHVRANLPKAKLWLGAIDDEMTSKAYIVPGLGDAGDLAYGKKV